A genome region from Alistipes dispar includes the following:
- the secDF gene encoding protein translocase subunit SecDF, producing the protein MQSKGFIKLIAVLLALACVYQLSFTFKTRSVEKKAAEYAAQFPLEEQPGAEQHYLDSVQNLPVYNMGLRKFTYKECKEKELNLGLDLKGGMNVMLEVQVEDVVKALAGDSQNDPAFVEAIAEANEAMKQGSSNDYIADFVKAYERLSGGRPIAGIFVSPDRKDITLESSDADVEKILKRETEAAIAASFNVLRSRIDHFGVTQPNIMRLPNSHRILVELPGVKEPQRVRDLLQGTASLEFWTTYDAREVLPILVSADKFIRSEQSAQPAAGEAEVSAEAASTAPAAGETSGLIAEVGADSASVAESARTGNYDREENPLFAVLDPSFAGGAAIGAAYKADMAAVNAYLAQPAVRELFPADILFKWGVKGDDHIDGRYYLYAIRVSTPDGKAPLDGSVVTEATEQYAQRGATAEVSMTMNAEGTQEWARMTGENIGKCIAIVLDGYVYSAPRVNGKIDKGQSSITGDFTIQEAKDLANVLNSGKVPAPAKIIQDTVVGPSLGQESINAGMLSFVIAFILVLLYMGLFYKTAGWMADIALLTNVFLLMGVLVSFGAVLTLPGIAGIVLTMGMAVDANVIIYERIKEELRGGKGISLAIKDGFSKAYSAIIDGQLTTIITGIVLFVFGTGPVQGFATTLIIGIVTSVFCAIFITRLMIEWIVAKWGSISFSYKWSEAFLSNTHVDFIGKRKVAYVLAVALMALSCVSFAVRGLNLGAEFTGGRAYVVRFDKPVSAEDVRENLDKAFSRIADADASSVSFEVKQYGNENQMRIVTQYRYDDTSDEATAEVEKIVYDALSPLYSYAITFEQFRNTQTDLNGILTADKIGPSIAQDMTWNAIYSVLFSLIAIGLYITFRFKRWQWATGATAALAFNALLIIGIFSMFYGLLPFNLEVNQAFIAAILTIIGYAINDTVVVFDRIREYLGLYPKRNLKELVNGAINSTLSRTINTSGTTLVTLLAIFFFGGETIRGFIFALIIGVVVGTAATIFIATPIAYDLMIRRAAKAGEEK; encoded by the coding sequence ATGCAAAGTAAAGGTTTTATTAAACTCATCGCGGTGCTGCTGGCGCTCGCGTGCGTTTATCAACTCTCGTTTACGTTCAAGACACGTAGCGTGGAGAAGAAAGCGGCCGAGTACGCCGCGCAGTTCCCGCTCGAGGAACAGCCCGGGGCCGAGCAGCACTATCTCGACTCGGTGCAGAACCTGCCGGTCTATAACATGGGGCTGCGCAAGTTCACCTACAAGGAGTGCAAGGAGAAGGAGCTGAATCTGGGTCTGGACCTGAAGGGCGGCATGAACGTCATGCTGGAGGTGCAGGTCGAGGACGTCGTGAAGGCCCTCGCCGGTGACAGCCAGAACGATCCGGCCTTCGTCGAGGCCATCGCCGAGGCCAACGAGGCCATGAAGCAGGGCTCCTCGAACGACTATATCGCCGATTTCGTCAAGGCCTACGAGCGCCTCTCGGGCGGGCGGCCGATCGCCGGGATCTTCGTCAGCCCCGACCGCAAGGACATCACGCTCGAGAGCTCCGACGCCGACGTGGAGAAGATCCTCAAGCGCGAGACCGAAGCCGCCATCGCCGCTTCGTTCAACGTGCTCCGCAGCCGTATCGACCACTTCGGCGTGACGCAGCCCAACATCATGCGTCTGCCCAACTCGCACCGCATTCTGGTCGAGCTGCCGGGCGTGAAGGAGCCGCAGCGCGTCCGCGACCTGTTGCAGGGAACCGCCTCGCTCGAGTTCTGGACCACCTACGACGCCCGCGAGGTGCTGCCGATTCTGGTTTCGGCCGACAAGTTCATCCGTTCCGAGCAGTCCGCTCAGCCTGCTGCCGGGGAGGCGGAGGTTTCGGCGGAGGCCGCTTCGACGGCTCCCGCCGCCGGTGAGACTTCGGGTCTGATCGCCGAGGTGGGCGCCGATTCCGCGTCGGTGGCCGAGTCGGCCCGCACGGGCAACTACGACCGTGAGGAGAATCCGCTCTTCGCCGTGCTCGACCCGTCGTTCGCCGGCGGAGCCGCCATCGGCGCCGCCTACAAGGCCGACATGGCCGCCGTGAACGCCTACCTGGCCCAGCCTGCCGTGCGCGAGCTCTTCCCGGCCGACATCCTTTTCAAGTGGGGCGTCAAGGGCGACGACCATATCGACGGCCGCTATTACCTCTACGCCATCCGCGTCTCCACTCCCGACGGCAAGGCTCCGCTCGACGGTTCGGTCGTCACGGAGGCTACCGAGCAGTACGCCCAGCGCGGCGCCACGGCCGAAGTCTCGATGACGATGAACGCCGAGGGTACGCAGGAGTGGGCGCGCATGACGGGCGAGAACATCGGCAAGTGCATCGCCATCGTGCTCGACGGCTACGTCTATTCGGCGCCCCGTGTGAACGGCAAGATCGACAAGGGCCAGTCCTCGATCACGGGCGATTTCACGATTCAGGAGGCCAAGGACCTGGCCAACGTGCTCAACTCGGGCAAGGTCCCCGCTCCCGCGAAGATCATTCAGGATACGGTCGTCGGTCCTTCGCTGGGCCAGGAGTCGATCAACGCCGGTATGCTTTCGTTCGTGATCGCCTTCATCCTCGTACTCCTCTACATGGGCCTCTTCTATAAGACGGCGGGCTGGATGGCCGACATCGCGCTGTTGACCAACGTCTTCCTGCTGATGGGCGTGCTCGTGTCGTTCGGCGCCGTGCTGACCCTTCCGGGTATCGCCGGTATCGTGCTGACGATGGGTATGGCCGTCGATGCCAACGTCATCATCTACGAACGCATCAAGGAGGAGCTCCGCGGCGGCAAGGGCATTTCGCTGGCCATCAAGGACGGTTTCTCGAAGGCCTACTCGGCCATCATCGACGGTCAGCTGACCACCATCATCACGGGTATCGTCCTCTTCGTCTTCGGTACGGGTCCCGTGCAGGGCTTCGCTACGACGCTCATCATCGGTATCGTCACCTCGGTCTTCTGCGCCATCTTCATCACGCGCCTGATGATCGAGTGGATCGTTGCGAAATGGGGTTCCATTTCGTTCTCCTACAAGTGGTCCGAGGCGTTCCTCAGCAACACGCACGTCGATTTCATCGGCAAGCGCAAGGTCGCCTACGTACTGGCCGTGGCGCTGATGGCGCTCTCGTGCGTTTCGTTCGCCGTCCGCGGACTGAACCTCGGAGCCGAGTTCACCGGCGGCCGCGCCTACGTGGTCCGCTTCGACAAGCCCGTATCGGCCGAGGATGTCCGCGAGAACCTCGACAAGGCCTTCTCCCGGATCGCCGACGCCGACGCTTCGTCCGTGAGCTTCGAGGTGAAGCAGTACGGCAACGAGAACCAGATGCGCATCGTGACGCAGTACCGTTACGACGACACGTCGGACGAGGCTACGGCCGAGGTCGAGAAGATCGTCTATGACGCGTTGAGCCCGCTCTACTCCTATGCCATCACCTTCGAACAGTTCCGCAACACGCAGACCGACCTGAACGGTATTCTCACCGCCGACAAGATCGGTCCTTCGATCGCTCAGGACATGACGTGGAACGCCATCTACTCGGTGCTCTTCTCGCTCATCGCCATCGGTCTCTACATCACCTTCCGCTTCAAGCGCTGGCAGTGGGCTACGGGAGCCACGGCCGCACTGGCGTTCAACGCCCTGCTCATCATCGGTATCTTCTCGATGTTCTACGGGCTGCTGCCCTTCAACCTCGAGGTGAACCAGGCCTTCATCGCCGCCATTCTGACCATCATCGGTTACGCCATCAACGACACGGTGGTGGTCTTCGACCGAATCCGCGAGTATCTGGGCCTCTACCCGAAGCGCAATCTCAAGGAGCTGGTGAACGGCGCCATCAACTCGACGCTGTCGCGTACGATCAACACTTCGGGCACGACGCTCGTGACGCTGCTGGCGATCTTCTTCTTCGGCGGCGAGACGATCCGCGGCTTCATCTTCGCGCTCATCATCGGCGTCGTGGTCGGTACGGCCGCCACGATCTTCATCGCCACGCCGATCGCCTACGATCTGATGATCCGGCGCGCCGCGAAGGCCGGCGAGGAGAAATAA
- the coaE gene encoding dephospho-CoA kinase (Dephospho-CoA kinase (CoaE) performs the final step in coenzyme A biosynthesis.), translating into MKVGITGGIGSGKSTVCRLFTARGVAVYDSDTEARRLMTGSAELRQAIAARFGADIYRGGALDRARLAGMVFSDGAALTDLNALVHPAVVADFAAWAERQAGDYVILESAILFEAGLRGAVDRTVAVLAPLELRIERTCRRDGCDAEAVRRRIAAQADDDTLCAAADFTLVNILEEELEPAVAALDRRFRYEAQHR; encoded by the coding sequence ATGAAGGTCGGAATCACGGGCGGCATCGGCAGCGGCAAAAGCACCGTCTGCCGTTTGTTCACGGCGCGGGGTGTCGCGGTCTATGACTCCGATACCGAGGCCCGGCGGCTGATGACCGGTTCCGCGGAGTTGCGGCAGGCGATCGCGGCGCGCTTCGGCGCCGACATCTACCGCGGCGGTGCGCTCGACCGCGCCCGTCTGGCCGGGATGGTCTTCTCCGACGGGGCGGCGCTGACCGATCTCAATGCGCTGGTGCATCCCGCCGTCGTGGCCGATTTCGCCGCCTGGGCCGAACGGCAGGCGGGTGATTACGTGATTCTGGAGAGCGCCATCCTCTTCGAGGCCGGACTGCGTGGGGCGGTCGATCGCACGGTCGCCGTGCTGGCCCCGCTGGAACTCCGTATCGAACGCACCTGCCGCCGCGACGGTTGCGACGCCGAAGCCGTCCGCCGCCGGATCGCGGCCCAGGCCGACGACGACACGCTCTGCGCCGCAGCCGATTTCACCCTTGTCAATATCCTCGAAGAGGAGCTCGAACCCGCCGTGGCGGCCCTCGACCGCCGTTTCCGTTATGAAGCACAGCACCGTTGA
- the folP gene encoding dihydropteroate synthase, translated as MKHSTVDPFPATPCVMAILNVTPDSFYAGSRTPSAGEVERRVLEAVGEGASIIDVGGYSSRPGADEVPPDEEWRRVALGVEAVRRLAPDTAVSVDTFRSGIAARAIETFGPLMINDISAGELDPAMFAVAARYDVPYVAMHMKGDPQTMQSLTDYRRDIVSEVVAYFRRRVERMLAAGIRRERIVLDPGFGFAKTAEQNYRLLAGLHELCALGYPVLAGLSRKSMIYKVLGTTPACSLAGSVALGWECLRQGAAILRVHDVREAVDTVRLFGMYERQVSL; from the coding sequence ATGAAGCACAGCACCGTTGATCCGTTTCCGGCCACGCCGTGCGTGATGGCCATTCTGAATGTCACTCCCGACTCGTTCTACGCCGGGAGCCGGACCCCTTCGGCCGGAGAGGTCGAACGCCGTGTCCTCGAAGCCGTGGGGGAGGGCGCCTCGATCATCGACGTCGGGGGCTACTCCTCGCGTCCCGGGGCCGACGAGGTTCCGCCCGACGAGGAGTGGCGGCGCGTGGCGCTGGGCGTGGAGGCCGTGCGGCGGCTGGCTCCCGATACGGCCGTTTCGGTCGATACGTTCCGCAGCGGCATCGCCGCCCGGGCCATCGAGACCTTCGGTCCGCTGATGATAAACGACATTTCGGCCGGCGAGCTGGACCCTGCCATGTTCGCCGTCGCCGCCCGTTACGACGTGCCCTATGTCGCCATGCACATGAAGGGCGACCCGCAGACGATGCAGTCGCTCACCGACTACCGCCGGGACATCGTTTCCGAGGTGGTCGCCTATTTCCGCCGCCGTGTCGAACGGATGCTCGCCGCCGGTATCCGCCGCGAACGGATCGTCCTCGATCCCGGTTTCGGATTCGCCAAGACCGCGGAGCAGAACTACCGCTTGCTCGCCGGGCTGCACGAGCTCTGTGCGCTGGGCTACCCGGTACTCGCGGGGCTTTCGCGCAAGTCGATGATCTATAAGGTGCTCGGCACGACGCCCGCCTGTTCGCTCGCCGGGTCGGTCGCGCTGGGATGGGAGTGCCTGCGCCAGGGTGCGGCGATTCTCCGCGTGCACGACGTGCGCGAGGCCGTCGATACGGTGCGGCTTTTCGGAATGTACGAACGACAGGTTTCGCTATGA
- a CDS encoding ABC transporter ATP-binding protein — translation MIRLTDIRKRFGELEVLKGVSLGVRQGEVVSVVGASGAGKTTLLQIMGTLSRPDAGRVEIGGEDPFALGDKALSRFRNDRIGFVFQFHHLLPEFSAFENVCIPGLIGRRPRAEVERRAAELLALVGLTARRDHKPGQLSGGEQQRVAIARAIVNAPAVLLADEPSGNLDTRNREEIHRLFFDLRDELGQTVVIVTHDERLAAMADRKITMSDGRII, via the coding sequence ATGATACGACTTACAGACATACGCAAACGCTTCGGCGAGCTGGAGGTGCTCAAGGGCGTCTCGCTCGGGGTCCGGCAGGGCGAGGTGGTCTCCGTCGTCGGAGCCAGCGGCGCCGGCAAGACGACGCTCCTGCAAATCATGGGCACGCTTTCGCGTCCCGACGCGGGCCGGGTGGAGATCGGCGGCGAAGACCCCTTCGCGCTGGGCGACAAGGCGCTGTCGCGTTTCCGCAACGACCGCATCGGCTTCGTTTTCCAGTTCCACCACCTGCTGCCCGAGTTCTCGGCCTTCGAGAATGTCTGCATTCCGGGGCTGATCGGCCGGCGGCCCCGCGCCGAGGTCGAGCGCCGTGCCGCGGAGCTGCTCGCGCTGGTGGGTCTCACCGCCCGCCGCGACCACAAGCCCGGCCAGTTGTCGGGCGGCGAGCAGCAGCGCGTGGCCATCGCCCGGGCCATCGTCAATGCGCCTGCCGTGCTGCTGGCCGACGAGCCTTCGGGCAACCTCGACACCCGCAACCGCGAAGAGATCCACCGTCTGTTCTTCGACCTGCGCGACGAGCTGGGGCAGACCGTGGTGATCGTCACCCACGACGAGCGCCTCGCCGCGATGGCCGACCGGAAAATCACCATGTCCGATGGCCGGATTATCTGA
- a CDS encoding TIGR02757 family protein codes for MAGLSDRGALRELLERLHDRYNRPEFIPDDPVAVPHRYTGRADREIAGFFAATIAWGSRPTIVRNGHRLMRYMDDAPADFVRNASERELAGLGAFVHRTFNGGDARDFVLALRRIETLYGGIGAFFESRYAAVGDLPAVFADFRREFFAADHAPRCEKHLSSVERGAACKRLCMYLRWMVRRDDRGVDFGEWRTIPASALRLPLDVHAGDMARALGLLSRRQNDWRAVEEVTAALRTFDADDPVRYDFSLFGAGIGGYLKD; via the coding sequence ATGGCCGGATTATCTGATCGCGGGGCATTGCGCGAGCTGCTCGAGCGGCTCCACGACCGGTACAACCGCCCGGAGTTCATTCCGGACGACCCCGTCGCCGTGCCGCACCGCTACACGGGCCGTGCCGACCGGGAGATCGCCGGCTTCTTCGCCGCCACCATCGCCTGGGGCAGCCGTCCCACGATCGTCCGTAACGGCCACCGCCTGATGCGCTACATGGACGATGCTCCGGCCGATTTCGTGCGCAACGCCTCGGAGCGCGAGCTGGCGGGACTCGGCGCCTTCGTCCACCGCACCTTCAACGGGGGCGACGCCCGCGATTTCGTGCTGGCCCTGCGCCGCATCGAAACGCTCTACGGCGGCATCGGGGCCTTTTTCGAGAGCCGCTACGCCGCCGTGGGCGACCTTCCGGCGGTCTTCGCCGATTTCCGCCGCGAATTTTTCGCCGCCGACCATGCGCCGCGCTGCGAGAAACACCTCTCTTCCGTCGAGCGCGGCGCGGCGTGCAAACGCTTGTGCATGTACCTGCGGTGGATGGTCCGCCGCGACGACCGGGGCGTGGACTTCGGGGAGTGGCGCACCATTCCCGCTTCGGCCCTGCGGCTGCCGCTCGACGTCCATGCCGGCGACATGGCCCGCGCATTGGGGTTGCTCTCGCGCCGTCAGAACGACTGGCGAGCCGTCGAGGAGGTCACCGCCGCGCTCCGCACCTTCGATGCCGACGATCCCGTGCGGTACGATTTTTCGTTGTTCGGCGCCGGCATCGGCGGTTATCTGAAGGATTGA
- a CDS encoding tRNA1(Val) (adenine(37)-N6)-methyltransferase: MFRFKQFAVRQDRCPMKVGTDGVLLGAWAPVLPSDRRVLDIGTGTGLIALMMAQRMPQARIAGVDIDDVSQARENADASPWGARLEFHRCPVQEFAAGGAFDLIVSNPPYFVGSLTCPDAGRTAARHAVHLPFEALRDAVLRLLAPGGRFALILPSSEAERFLAVCRDALTLVHRTDVRTTPRREAKRALLCLTRPAGAPLLLRQLTAGASALAGPAVSAGASASAPSGLVASVVSPLNVPGAAVAVPAVSAALPEETGRPVVPLRDELVVGTGGHESYTPEYRALTRDFYLKF, encoded by the coding sequence ATGTTCCGTTTCAAGCAGTTTGCCGTGCGGCAGGACCGCTGCCCGATGAAGGTCGGCACGGACGGCGTGCTCCTCGGGGCCTGGGCCCCGGTGCTGCCTTCCGACCGCCGGGTACTCGACATCGGCACGGGCACGGGACTGATCGCCCTGATGATGGCCCAGCGCATGCCGCAGGCACGGATCGCGGGGGTGGACATCGACGACGTTTCGCAGGCCCGCGAGAATGCCGACGCCTCGCCGTGGGGGGCACGCCTCGAATTTCACCGCTGCCCCGTGCAGGAGTTCGCCGCCGGCGGGGCGTTCGATCTCATCGTCTCCAATCCGCCCTATTTCGTCGGTTCGCTCACCTGTCCCGATGCGGGCCGCACCGCCGCGCGTCATGCCGTCCATCTGCCTTTCGAGGCGCTGCGCGACGCCGTGCTGCGGCTGCTCGCTCCCGGAGGTCGTTTCGCGCTGATCCTTCCCTCATCCGAGGCCGAACGCTTCCTCGCCGTTTGCCGGGACGCCCTGACCCTCGTGCATCGTACCGACGTGCGCACCACGCCGCGTCGCGAAGCGAAGCGCGCCCTGCTCTGCCTGACCCGCCCGGCCGGGGCTCCGCTTCTTCTCCGGCAACTGACGGCCGGAGCTTCCGCTTTGGCCGGTCCCGCCGTTTCGGCCGGGGCTTCCGCTTCCGCCCCTTCCGGTCTTGTCGCTTCCGTCGTTTCTCCCTTGAACGTTCCCGGTGCTGCCGTCGCCGTCCCGGCCGTTTCCGCAGCCCTGCCGGAGGAGACCGGGCGGCCCGTCGTCCCGCTGCGCGACGAACTGGTGGTCGGCACGGGCGGACACGAATCCTATACTCCCGAATACCGGGCCCTTACGCGCGATTTTTACCTGAAATTTTGA
- a CDS encoding DUF4831 family protein, whose protein sequence is MKFRLLTLALLCCGAAATAQNPYIALEGAAESAAGIAVSMPRSVLAVDLSVECSTVLCGPYARYAQKYLGVRAPLTDKTTWSIAGARIALAGDDAFGAAAPAADASRVVSHAASDEAFAALQPDKTSATVYSLEDAARMAAEQIFSLRRHRLELITGEAGENVFGEGLNAALAEIERLEQSYLELFLGKQIVSTRTQRYLVYPSADRKQYVFCRFSPAAGLLPESDLSGDMVVLQIEPSGDTECPIEAGPKEQGTVKCRMADPSTCTVIASGREYARAVVPLFEFGRTVQVALPRRR, encoded by the coding sequence ATGAAATTCCGTCTTTTGACCCTGGCCCTGTTGTGTTGCGGCGCTGCCGCCACGGCCCAAAATCCCTATATCGCCCTCGAAGGCGCCGCCGAAAGCGCTGCGGGGATCGCCGTCAGCATGCCCCGTTCGGTGCTGGCCGTCGATCTTTCGGTCGAGTGCAGCACCGTCCTCTGCGGACCTTATGCCCGCTATGCGCAGAAATACCTCGGTGTGCGCGCTCCGCTGACCGACAAGACGACATGGAGCATCGCGGGGGCGCGGATCGCGCTGGCCGGCGATGACGCGTTCGGGGCAGCCGCACCCGCGGCCGATGCCTCCCGCGTCGTTTCCCATGCGGCTTCGGACGAGGCTTTCGCGGCCCTGCAACCCGACAAGACCTCGGCGACGGTCTATTCGCTCGAGGATGCCGCGCGCATGGCCGCCGAGCAGATTTTCTCCCTGCGCCGTCACCGCCTGGAACTGATTACGGGCGAAGCCGGCGAGAATGTCTTCGGCGAGGGGCTGAACGCCGCGCTGGCCGAGATCGAACGGCTCGAGCAGAGCTACCTGGAGCTGTTCCTCGGCAAGCAGATCGTTTCGACCCGGACGCAGCGCTACCTGGTCTATCCCTCCGCCGACCGGAAACAGTATGTCTTCTGCCGCTTCAGCCCGGCCGCCGGGCTGCTTCCCGAGAGCGATCTCTCGGGCGATATGGTGGTGTTGCAGATCGAGCCGTCGGGCGACACGGAGTGTCCGATCGAGGCCGGTCCGAAAGAGCAAGGTACGGTGAAGTGCCGCATGGCCGATCCTTCGACCTGCACGGTGATCGCCTCCGGCCGCGAATACGCCCGTGCCGTCGTGCCGCTGTTCGAATTCGGCCGCACGGTCCAGGTGGCTCTTCCGCGTCGCAGATAG
- a CDS encoding DNA alkylation repair protein: protein MNHTSRMTALLGELRRERNGAVADAMRLVGAPYGLNYGVSLPTLRRLARAEKPDYAFAKFLSLQDVRELRLAAYHIADPAGLTPGEFPFWASGIVNHELAEEAAFALLPRIGDFPALFRTWTATDMPWPLQYAALMAASRVVPPDSGWVDSAVEAVRRAAAAAETVPPDVAASEGGLVSAAPVAAVVAGTGPAVSASPESGFSASATPSAACSVCTPAAALLVAQGAVALLAAVGSRNGESRQAVLRKAGSLGRLRAEDYVHEELAWRLEVQ, encoded by the coding sequence ATGAACCATACCTCCCGCATGACGGCGCTGCTCGGCGAGTTGCGCCGTGAGCGCAACGGGGCCGTGGCCGATGCCATGCGCCTCGTCGGCGCGCCCTACGGGCTGAATTACGGCGTGAGCCTTCCGACGTTGCGCCGTTTGGCGCGTGCCGAAAAGCCCGATTACGCATTTGCGAAGTTCCTCTCGTTGCAGGATGTGCGCGAACTGCGCCTTGCGGCCTACCACATTGCCGATCCGGCCGGCCTTACGCCCGGCGAATTTCCGTTCTGGGCCTCCGGCATCGTCAATCACGAGCTGGCCGAGGAGGCCGCCTTCGCCCTGTTGCCGCGTATCGGAGACTTTCCCGCCCTGTTCCGGACGTGGACGGCGACCGATATGCCGTGGCCGTTGCAGTATGCAGCGCTGATGGCCGCTTCCCGCGTCGTGCCGCCCGACTCCGGGTGGGTCGATTCCGCCGTCGAAGCGGTCCGCAGGGCTGCCGCGGCCGCCGAAACCGTGCCGCCGGACGTTGCAGCTTCCGAAGGAGGCCTTGTTTCTGCCGCACCCGTTGCTGCCGTCGTTGCCGGGACCGGCCCCGCAGTGTCCGCCTCCCCGGAAAGCGGTTTTTCCGCGTCCGCAACCCCTTCCGCCGCCTGCTCCGTGTGCACTCCCGCCGCTGCACTCCTTGTCGCACAGGGGGCGGTGGCGCTGCTCGCGGCCGTCGGGTCCCGAAACGGGGAGAGCCGGCAGGCGGTGCTCCGCAAAGCCGGCTCTCTGGGCCGGCTCCGTGCCGAAGACTACGTCCACGAGGAGCTGGCCTGGCGGTTGGAAGTTCAGTGA
- a CDS encoding thioredoxin family protein, whose product MKDFDKIIWRDAVTLADFFATWCGPCQAMVPVIDRFQTEMNGRADVYRIDVDDPDMLEIVRRYNISSVPTLVIFRRGEVLWRRSGLIGYRELREAFDTIEQREHAVHH is encoded by the coding sequence ATGAAAGATTTCGACAAAATCATCTGGAGGGACGCGGTGACGCTCGCGGACTTCTTCGCCACCTGGTGCGGACCGTGCCAGGCAATGGTTCCCGTAATCGACAGATTCCAAACGGAAATGAACGGTCGTGCGGACGTTTACCGGATCGACGTGGACGACCCCGACATGCTGGAGATCGTGCGGCGTTACAACATCTCCTCGGTTCCGACTCTGGTGATCTTCCGCCGCGGCGAAGTGCTCTGGCGCCGAAGCGGTCTCATAGGCTACAGGGAACTCAGGGAGGCTTTCGACACGATCGAACAGCGCGAACACGCCGTACATCACTGA
- the radA gene encoding DNA repair protein RadA has translation MAKVKKAFFCKNCGFEAPKWLGKCPSCGEWNTFAEEIVARESGSVPAVAAGSLPAAKPQRVRDIRESEHRRLDLGNAEVNRVLGGGMVPGSLVLLGGEPGIGKSTLSLQIALAANGLKTLYVSGEESAEQIKMRAMRLGIGNEECMIYPETLLENIVAQIAEQKPDLVVIDSIQTIYTELMDSSAGSVSQIRECAATLLKYAKSTATSIVIIGHITKDGTIAGPKILEHIVDVVLQFEGDSNNIYRILRGIKNRFGATFEIGVFEMLDTGLRGVDNPSEILLTHYEEPLSGIAVGAAADGVRPYLIEVQALVSGAAYGTPQRTATGFDTRRMNMLLAVLEKRVGMKMFQKDVFLNFAGGFKVADPGLDLAVVAAVISSYYDRPVGEGVCCAGEIGLSGEVRPAPRTEQRISEAARLGFRRIVVSGYLAKGAKHPRGIEIVRINSIDQLPRALFLE, from the coding sequence ATGGCAAAGGTAAAAAAAGCCTTCTTCTGCAAAAACTGCGGATTCGAAGCCCCCAAATGGCTGGGGAAATGTCCCTCGTGCGGGGAATGGAACACCTTCGCGGAAGAGATCGTGGCGCGCGAGAGCGGCTCCGTACCGGCCGTCGCCGCAGGGTCGCTGCCGGCGGCGAAACCCCAGCGGGTGCGTGACATCCGCGAGAGCGAACACCGGCGGCTCGATCTGGGCAACGCCGAGGTGAACCGCGTGCTGGGCGGCGGCATGGTCCCCGGATCGCTCGTGCTGCTGGGCGGCGAGCCGGGCATCGGCAAATCGACCCTTTCGCTCCAGATAGCTCTGGCCGCGAACGGGCTGAAGACCCTCTACGTCTCGGGCGAGGAGTCGGCCGAGCAGATCAAGATGCGCGCCATGCGGCTCGGGATCGGCAACGAGGAGTGCATGATCTACCCCGAGACGCTGCTGGAGAACATCGTGGCGCAAATCGCCGAGCAGAAGCCCGACCTGGTCGTCATCGACTCGATACAGACCATCTACACCGAGCTGATGGATTCGTCGGCCGGAAGCGTGTCGCAGATCCGCGAATGCGCCGCGACGCTGCTCAAATACGCCAAATCGACCGCCACGTCGATCGTCATCATCGGCCACATCACCAAGGACGGGACCATCGCCGGACCGAAGATCCTCGAACACATCGTGGACGTCGTCCTGCAATTCGAGGGCGACAGCAACAACATATACCGCATCCTGCGCGGCATCAAGAACCGCTTCGGCGCGACGTTCGAAATCGGCGTGTTCGAAATGCTGGACACCGGACTGCGGGGCGTGGACAACCCGTCGGAAATCCTGCTCACGCACTACGAGGAGCCGCTGAGCGGCATCGCCGTGGGTGCTGCGGCCGACGGCGTGAGACCCTACCTGATCGAAGTGCAGGCGCTGGTGAGCGGCGCGGCCTACGGCACGCCCCAGCGCACGGCCACGGGATTCGACACGCGGCGGATGAACATGCTGCTGGCGGTGCTCGAAAAGCGCGTCGGGATGAAGATGTTCCAGAAGGACGTCTTCCTGAACTTCGCCGGAGGGTTCAAGGTCGCCGACCCGGGGCTGGACCTGGCCGTCGTGGCGGCGGTGATCTCCTCCTACTACGACCGTCCCGTGGGAGAGGGCGTCTGCTGCGCGGGCGAAATCGGGCTGTCGGGCGAGGTGCGCCCCGCCCCGCGCACCGAACAGCGTATCAGCGAGGCCGCCCGGCTGGGATTCCGGCGGATCGTCGTCTCGGGATACCTCGCCAAAGGAGCCAAACACCCCAGAGGCATCGAAATCGTGCGGATAAACAGCATCGACCAGTTGCCCCGGGCGCTCTTTCTGGAATAG